One window of Cygnus atratus isolate AKBS03 ecotype Queensland, Australia chromosome 29, CAtr_DNAZoo_HiC_assembly, whole genome shotgun sequence genomic DNA carries:
- the LOC118260210 gene encoding cytochrome c oxidase assembly protein COX14 homolog — translation MVSGKQLADFGYKAFSGSMMLLTVYGGYLCGVRAYRLLQRRREREAAAAARPES, via the coding sequence ATGGTGTCCGGCAAGCAGCTGGCTGACTTCGGCTACAAGGCGTTCTCCGGCTCCATGATGCTGCTGACGGTGTACGGCGGGTACCTGTGCGGCGTCCGCGCCTACCGCCTGCTGCAGCGCCGCCGGgagcgggaggcggcggcggcggcgaggccCGAAAGCTGA